A DNA window from Loxodonta africana isolate mLoxAfr1 chromosome 7, mLoxAfr1.hap2, whole genome shotgun sequence contains the following coding sequences:
- the LOC135232065 gene encoding olfactory receptor 8K5-like, with amino-acid sequence MGQQNLTVLTEFILTGVTRHPELQYPLLRVFLLIYMITVVGNLGMIILTKMDSRLHTPMYFFIRHPAVIDLGNSTVICPKMLVNFVVDKNTISYYACATQMAFFILFTISELFILSAMAYYCYVAVCNPLLYNVIMSQRLCHVLVGVPYLYSTLQSLMFTIKTLTSIFCGSNVISHFYCDDVPLLSMLCSNSQEIELMLMIFSAFNLISSLLVVLLSYLLILRAIF; translated from the coding sequence ATGGGCCAACAGAATCTAACAGTGCTGACTGAATTCATTCTAACTGGAGTCACGAGGCACCCTGAGTTGCAGTACCCGCTTTTGAGGGTGTTTCTCCTCATCTACATGATCACAGTGGTGGGCAACCTGGGCATGATCATCTTGACCAAGATGGATTCCCGCCTACACACacctatgtattttttcatcAGACACCCGGCCGTCATTGATCTTGGTAATTCTACTGTCATTTGTCCCAAGATGTTAGTAAATTTTGTTGTGGATAAAAATACCATTTCCTATTATGCATGTGCCACACAGatggctttcttcattttgttcaCTATCAGTGAACTTTTTATCCTTTCAGCCATGGCCTATTACTGCTATGTGGCTGTCTGTAACCCTCTACTCTACAATGTTATCATGTCCCAAAGACTTTGCCATGTGCTGGTGGGCGTTCCATATCTCTACAGTACCCTTCAGTCTCTGATGTTCACCATTAAGACTCTTACATCCATCTTCTGTGGCTCTAATGTCATCAGTCACTTCTACTGTGATGATGTTCCCTTGTTATCTATGCTTTGCTCAAATTCACAAGAAATAGAATTGATGCTCATGATATTTTCAGCATTTAATTTGATATCCTCCCTCCTGGTTGTCCTGCTGTCCTACCTGCTGATTCTGAGAGCCATATTTTGA